Proteins encoded together in one Benincasa hispida cultivar B227 chromosome 1, ASM972705v1, whole genome shotgun sequence window:
- the LOC120092596 gene encoding UDP-glucose 4-epimerase GEPI48-like: protein MVMAKAILVTGGAGYIGSHTVLQLLLGGYRTVVVDNLDNSSEIAVRRVKELAGDLGKNLSFHKLDLRDKRALDKVFASTPFDAVIHFAGLKAVGESVQKPLLYYDNNLVGTITLLEVMAAHGCKKLVFSSSATVYGWPKEVPCTEEFPLSAANPYGRTKLFIEEICRDIYLSDSEWKIILLRYFNPVGAHPSGYIGEDPRGIPNNLMPFVQQVAVGRRPALTVFGTDYSTKDGTGVRDYIHVVDLADGHIAALRKLDVAGIGCEVYNLGTGKGTSVLEMVAAFEKASGKKIPLVMSARRPGDAEIVYASTHKAEKELNWKAKYGIDEMCRDQWNWASKNPYGYESPSSN from the exons ATGGTTATGGCGAAAGCTATTCTTGTCACTGGCGGCGCTGGCTACATTGGAAGCCACACTGTTCTTCAGCTCCTTCTTGGCGGTTACCGGACCGTCGTCGTTGATAATTTGGACAATTCCTCTGAAATTGCTGTTCGTCGGGTCAAGGAGCTCGCCGGCGATCTCGGCAAAAACCTTTCGTTTCATAAG CTGGACCTCAGGGACAAACGGGCTTTGGACAAGGTGTTTGCTTCAACACC ATTTGATGCTGTTATTCACTTTGCTGGGTTGAAAGCAGTTGGTGAAAGTGTACAGAAACCATTGCTTTACTATGACAACAACTTAGTTGGAACAATTACTTTATTGGAAGTCATGGCGGCCCATGGGTGTAAAAAG CTTGTCTTCTCATCTTCAGCCACCGTTTATGGTTGGCCAAAGGAGGTACCATGTACAGAAGAATTCCCCCTTTCTGCAGCAAACCCGTATGGACGAACCAAG CTTTTCATAGAAGAAATCTGCCGTGACATTTACCTTTCAGACTCTGAATGGAAAATCATATTGCTAAGATATTTCAATCCAGTGGGTGCTCACCCCAGTGGCTATATTGGTGAGGATCCCCGTGGAATCCCAAACAACCTCATGCCCTTCGTGCAGCAAGTTGCTGTTGGCAGGCGTCCTGCCTTGACAGTCTTTGGAACCGACTATTCAACAAAAGATGGAACCGGA GTACGCGATTATATTCATGTTGTTGATTTAGCTGATGGACACATTGCTGCATTGCGCAAGTTAGATGTGGCTGGTATAG GTTGTGAAGTTTACAATTTGGGAACTGGAAAGGGTACATCAGTCTTGGAGATGGTTGCAGCTTTTGAAAAGGCATCTGGAAAG AAAATTCCTCTTGTGATGTCTGCACGCCGACCCGGTGATGCTGAAATTGTCTACGCATCGACACACAAAGCAGAAAAGGAGTTGAACTGGAA AGCAAAATATGGAATCGACGAGATGTGCCGGGATCAGTGGAACTGGGCCAGCAAGAATCCTTATGGCTATGAATCTCCAAGCTCCAACTAA